In Halopelagius longus, the following proteins share a genomic window:
- a CDS encoding amino acid permease: MVEHTRTLDFKIAFALGLGTMIAAGIFSLSGSAVLRIGSTAVVAFTLAAVVAGLTAAAYSEFASIYSENGGGYLFTSRTFEGLDFLKYGIGMALFLGYTGTTAFYLATMDEWFFRFIVPGLSGTVPHGTFGVLTAVLLGVLNARGTEESGAFQLVVTSAKVAILVVFVGGMFAAVGFGPATTEFATSFQFEPVETVSVAALAFITFFGFSAIAASAGEIIEPRKTVPRAIAASIVTVTVLYAFVIVAMVNIYNVTDRLARDPQTILELGETAMGAVSQAFIPVTVSVLGNSIAVGEALIVAGAIFSMVSASNASILAASGIGSLMGRQGHAPRRFSRIHPEYGTPFWSVTTVTLTIAGLIVVFITLLSEEGVTGLHVLGLNSLTGFATFNLLVPLAVVNVALIYSRRNFPDLERGFRMPGVPVLPILGVVANLALILNLPTSGVVVGIAVVLALSGLYFLWGGGPDIEDLYERAVEPRGRPGGETPAGAASEPGGLPEDAYRVLVPVARPSRAERYVRLAALIGRARSESPAIQVVNVTEIPEQTPNELVRETAEGRADRISETLAAADVDVEYTVEGHISRDVGFDIVHTARGDEADLILMGYPTEHPEIAEAVEYDSPCDVVYASGFPDDPERLFETVTVGVGGGPHHRALLPLVNAFGAEGRRIRLVSVDPADGPRDKAEDPEATLSELEHREAVDVRHVSSASVAEGLVSSAAESGGVLLIGASRDRRLKRWVFGSTPDRVVKLAAGSDPELPVLVYASAASVPQRIEATLFPVYKYFKRFGRTSDTTRTERTNGPDATRTEKRTEP; this comes from the coding sequence ATGGTGGAACACACCCGGACGCTCGATTTCAAGATAGCGTTCGCCCTCGGGTTGGGGACGATGATAGCGGCGGGCATCTTCTCGCTGTCCGGGTCCGCGGTCCTCCGCATCGGTTCTACCGCCGTCGTCGCGTTCACCCTCGCCGCCGTCGTCGCCGGACTCACCGCGGCGGCGTACTCGGAGTTCGCGTCCATCTACTCGGAGAACGGCGGCGGCTACCTCTTTACCTCTCGGACGTTCGAGGGATTGGACTTTCTGAAGTACGGCATCGGAATGGCGCTGTTTCTCGGCTACACCGGAACGACGGCGTTCTACTTGGCGACGATGGACGAGTGGTTCTTCCGGTTCATCGTCCCCGGCCTCTCCGGGACCGTTCCGCACGGCACGTTCGGCGTCCTCACGGCGGTTCTCCTCGGCGTCTTGAACGCCCGCGGGACCGAGGAGAGCGGGGCGTTCCAACTCGTCGTCACCAGCGCGAAGGTTGCGATACTGGTCGTCTTCGTCGGCGGGATGTTCGCCGCCGTCGGGTTCGGCCCCGCCACCACCGAGTTCGCCACCAGCTTCCAGTTCGAACCCGTCGAGACGGTGTCCGTCGCGGCGTTGGCGTTCATCACCTTCTTCGGCTTCTCCGCTATCGCCGCCAGCGCCGGGGAGATAATCGAACCGCGGAAGACGGTCCCGCGCGCCATCGCCGCCTCCATCGTCACCGTCACCGTCCTCTACGCGTTCGTCATCGTGGCGATGGTCAACATCTACAACGTGACCGACCGCCTCGCGCGGGACCCACAGACGATTCTCGAACTCGGCGAGACGGCGATGGGCGCCGTCTCGCAGGCGTTCATCCCGGTCACCGTCTCGGTGCTCGGAAACTCCATCGCCGTCGGGGAGGCGCTCATCGTCGCCGGGGCCATCTTCTCGATGGTGTCGGCATCGAACGCGAGCATCCTCGCGGCGTCGGGAATCGGGTCGCTGATGGGGCGACAGGGACACGCCCCCCGGCGGTTCTCCCGCATCCACCCCGAGTACGGGACGCCGTTCTGGTCGGTCACGACGGTGACGCTGACCATCGCGGGCCTCATCGTCGTGTTCATCACGCTCCTCTCGGAGGAAGGCGTCACCGGACTCCACGTCCTCGGACTGAACTCGCTGACCGGATTCGCGACGTTCAACCTGCTCGTCCCCCTCGCGGTCGTCAACGTCGCGCTCATCTACTCGCGGCGGAACTTCCCGGACCTCGAACGGGGGTTCAGGATGCCGGGCGTCCCGGTGCTTCCGATCCTCGGCGTCGTCGCGAACCTCGCGCTCATCCTCAACCTCCCGACGTCGGGCGTCGTCGTCGGCATCGCAGTCGTACTCGCACTCTCGGGTCTGTACTTCCTCTGGGGCGGCGGTCCCGACATCGAAGACCTGTACGAACGCGCCGTCGAACCGAGGGGACGACCCGGCGGCGAGACTCCGGCGGGTGCGGCGAGCGAACCCGGCGGTCTGCCGGAGGACGCCTACCGGGTGCTCGTCCCCGTCGCCCGCCCGAGTCGCGCAGAACGGTACGTCCGACTGGCGGCGCTCATCGGGCGGGCGCGCTCCGAGTCGCCGGCGATTCAGGTCGTCAACGTCACGGAAATCCCCGAGCAGACGCCCAACGAGTTGGTCCGGGAGACGGCCGAGGGACGGGCCGACCGGATATCCGAGACGCTCGCGGCGGCGGACGTAGACGTCGAGTACACCGTCGAAGGACACATCAGCAGGGACGTGGGGTTCGACATCGTCCACACCGCCCGCGGCGACGAGGCCGACCTGATACTGATGGGCTACCCGACCGAGCACCCCGAGATAGCCGAGGCGGTCGAGTACGACTCGCCCTGCGACGTGGTGTACGCGAGCGGGTTCCCCGACGACCCAGAACGACTGTTCGAGACGGTCACCGTCGGCGTCGGTGGCGGCCCTCACCACCGGGCGCTGTTACCGTTGGTGAACGCCTTCGGCGCCGAGGGCAGACGGATACGGTTGGTGAGCGTGGACCCCGCCGACGGGCCGAGAGACAAGGCCGAAGACCCCGAAGCGACCCTCTCCGAACTCGAACACAGGGAGGCGGTGGACGTGCGACACGTCTCCTCCGCCAGCGTCGCCGAGGGACTGGTCTCGTCGGCGGCGGAGTCCGGCGGCGTGTTGCTCATCGGCGCGTCCCGCGACCGGCGCCTCAAGCGGTGGGTGTTCGGGAGCACCCCTGATCGGGTGGTCAAGCTTGCGGCGGGAAGCGACCCCGAACTGCCGGTGCTCGTCTACGCGAGTGCCGCGAGCGTTCCCCAGCGCATCGAGGCCACCCTGTTCCCCGTCTACAAGTATTTCAAGCGGTTCGGACGGACGAGCGACACGACGCGGACCGAACGAACGAACGGGCCGGACGCGACGCGGACCGAAAAGAGGACGGAACCCTAG